Genomic DNA from Ferroacidibacillus organovorans:
GCAGACTGGACATCATAGTAACTGATTCCAGGGCATAACGCCTGATGCGCTAATACCGCAAATTGCTCGATCTCAGAGGCAGTCGCCGCCGCAAAAGACTGTCCAATTGGGGCGATCGGGTGTCCAAGCGGTTTTAATTCAGCAAGAGATTGATCTACCGCGCTGGATACCGATTGTCCAAACTCAGCCCAATAGATCTGCGGAAGACAGACATCACAAAATGCACTGAATGCCTGGTATGGAAATTGAGGATGGAGACTGGGGAAGGCAAAAGGTGCATATCCGATGACAAGATGAGGATTTGCCGCCCGCAATGCATCTCCAAAAATGGTTGCTTCTGCAGACTTCCCCTCATACGCAGTCTCCGCATCAATCACATACCAATCTGCCCCAGCATCAATCCCTTGTTGTGCGGCCTGCGCCTCAGCAGTGGGTTGATTACCGTAGACAAAGCCCCAAGCGCCTACGATGAAGCCTGCCTGCTGAAGGGGTTTGACAATCTTTGCAAACTGTGAG
This window encodes:
- a CDS encoding S-layer homology domain-containing protein, which gives rise to MASTLGGDIQSIISLGQRLGVDGFLVKSHDGTTVLSQFAKIVKPLQQAGFIVGAWGFVYGNQPTAEAQAAQQGIDAGADWYVIDAETAYEGKSAEATIFGDALRAANPHLVIGYAPFAFPSLHPQFPYQAFSAFCDVCLPQIYWAEFGQSVSSAVDQSLAELKPLGHPIAPIGQSFAAATASEIEQFAVLAHQALCPGISYYDVQSASSVQLQAIKNVTVYPAPSYPLAASAATPATTSGTVTTSGTVTTPTSTAGSAPTPSVSPSPSTVTRSLPVTPSDVTPSDWFYPAVMDLLKLGIVTAYQDGLFKPNETITRAQAADWINRLRIYLEKAAGLPLA